In Flavobacterium luteolum, the DNA window TATTGGTTTTTGGGTTAATAACAAATGTATTAATTTTAAGTGTCTATTTTTAAATAGCTAGAAAGGGATGAAAAAACAAATTGTGTGTTTTTAAACTTCTACGGTTTTCGAATAATAAATTATTATCTCTTACCGTCACAATTAGAATATTGAGATTTAATTTTACTTAGATTCGTATCTTTTCATTACCTTAATCATGTCGTCCATAACATTGTGATCTAAAACTTTAGCATAATGCTGTGTCTGTTTTATATTGGTATGTCCCATCATTGAAGAGACATGTTCGATTCGGACTCCGTTTCCAAGGGTCACAGTTGTACCGAAGGTATGTCTTGCCACATACCATGTCAGATGTTTTTGTATGTTACAGATGTCGGCAATTTCTTTAAGATATGCATTCATTTTCTGGTTTGAAATAATTGGTATTAGTCCAATCTGTTTTCCTTGGTATTTTTCAATGATCCTTCTGGCAGGAGGAAGAACAGGTACGTTTTCTCTGATGTCAGTTTTTGTTCTGCTGGCCATTATCCATAATTCATTTTTGTTCTTTGAGAGAATATTAGCATTTGTAAGAGAACATGCGTCAACCGGAGCATAACCTGTATAGCAGCAGAACAGAAAAATGTCCCTAACTTTCTGAAGTCTTTCAATATCTATGACTTTATTTTCAATAAGGTTTAATTCTTCCTGTGATAAAAATACAGCATCTTTAACGCTGATCTTTCCATCATATACAATAAAGGGGTTTCTCTGTATTAATTCCATTTTGATGCAGTGTGTGCACGCAGTTTTAAACATTCGGATATATTTTACCACCGAGTTATTTTTAATTCCTTGTACGCTCTTAAAAGTACTCTCGTATTTAAGGTATTCCTCCAGTTTGTATATAAATGACGATTTAACTTCATCAATAGGAAAGTCTTCCTTATTATACTCTTTGAAAATAAAAGCTTTCATAAGTTCACTAGACCTCTGGTATTTTTGAAGTGAAGCTGGCGCCCTCTCTCCATTCTTAACTTTTTTTTCGAAATGATCGTTGTGTTTTTTTAAGATCTGAAGTATAGTTAGATCACACTTTTTGGGGGTTGGCAGTCCCATTAGTTCATTTTTAAGGATCTGAAGTTTTACCTCAGGTTTTAATTTAAAAAGTTCGTTGAATTTGCGTTCAATGTTAAGATGCAAATTGTCAAGAGCGCTCTTAATTACTTTTTCTTTTTCAATTTTTAAAACTCCCCTCAACTTAGAGGTTGCTTTCCATCTATCTGCGGCAATTGATTTTCCTGTAGATAGAGACGTTTCCTGTTCTTTGTAATTGATTCGCGCAAAGATCGGAGATTCACCGTTTAAATCGGCTTTTTGTGTTTTGATGTAGAAGATAACTTTTAACATGTCCTGCAGTTTTTAAATTAATTAAAATTGTTTAAAAAAAATGCGGGAAGCTTTGTTTTTAGGGGAATTCCCTGGGAATATGAAAAAATTAGTTGACCTGTTTCATCATAAAATTGACTTAAAATTGATAGGTACACCAATAGGTCCACTTTACTTTACTGTTTTAAGTATTTTTTGATAATGTCTTAAAAATGAAAAACCCTTTAAATACTAGTATTTAAAGGGTTTGTGACTTTTAAAGTTTCTTCTGAAACTTCATCTGGCGGAGAAAGAGGGATTCGAACCCCCGGACCTGTTACAGTCAACAGTTTTCAAGACTGCCGCATTCGACCGCTCTGCCATTTCTCCAGTATGTCGCGATCATTATCTGATTGCGGGTGCAAATATAAGACGGTTTTTCGGTTATAAAAACTTTTTTTGGACTTTTTTTTAAAGTTTTTTGAGATAATTTTCAAGTATCTAATTATCAGTATTTCCGAAAGTGATATTTTTTTTAAATTAATCTAAATCGTCTAAAATTGGCGTTGGTTTTTTGTGTTCGTCGACTGCAACAAACGAAAAAGTTCCTGAAACTACTGTTTCGCGAAGCTCAGAATACATTTGTTCCATAAAAATATCAACATGAATTTTACAGCTTGTTCTTCCAACGCTATCTACTTTTGCTACTAATTCGATTAAAGTTCCCGCAGGAATCGCCTTTTTAAAGTCAATTTGTCCTGTAGAAATTGTAACTACTTTTTTACGACTGAAACGTGTTGCACAGATAAAAGCAACTTCGTCCATTAAATGAAGAGCAGTTCCTCCAAATAAAGTATCGTAATGATTTGTCGTGCTAGGAAAAACGGCTTTGAAAATACGAGTTTCTGATTTTTGAATTCTTTCTTCGACTGTTCCCATATTAGTAATTAACGTATTCTGTAATTTCAAGTCCGTATCCAATCATACCGACACGTTTTGTTTGCTCTGTATTCGAAACCAGTCTAATTTTAGAAATATCTAAATCATGAAGAATTTGCGCTCCAATTCCGTAATCTTTGCTATCAATGATGACTTTTGGAGCTTTCAGAGTTCCGTTAGCTTGCAATGATTTAAGCTCAGAAATTCTGTTTAAAAGATTAACTGCAGTCATGTCTTGATTGATAAAGATAACAGCGCCTTTTCCGTTCTCGTTAATCACTTTGAACATGTCGTCCAATTGCTGTTCAGCATTATTAGTCAGCGTGCCTAACAAGTCGTTATTTACTTGCGAAGAGTGAATTCTTGTTAAGATAGGTTCGCCAAGATTCCAAGTTCCTTTAGTTAAAGCGATATGAATTTGCTTGTTGGTGGTTTGCTCGTAAGCTCTTAAACGGAAAGTTCCGAAACGAGTCTCAATATCAAAATCTTCTTTTTTAACGATTAGGCTATCGTGCTGCATTCTATAAGCAACCAAATCTTCAATAGAAACTAATTTTAAATCAAATTTCTTTGCCACTTTGATCAATTCTGGCAAACGTGACATTGTTCCGTCTTCGTTTAAAATTTCGCAGATTACACCAGCAGGTTTAAATCCCGCAAGACGTGCAAAATCAATAGCTGCTTCCGTATGGCCAGTTCTTCTTAAAACACCGCCTTGTTTAGCGATTAAAGGAAAAATATGGCCAGGACGAGCTAAATCGTGAGGTTTTGTATTTGGATCAACTAATGATTGAACTGTTTTTGATCTATCGGCAGCAGAAATTCCAGTTGTAACCCCTTGACCTTTTAAATCAACAGAAACAGTAAAAGCAGTTTCCATGTGATCTGTATTGTTGGTAACCATAGCGCGAAGATCTAATTCCTTGCATCGGCTTTCTGTAAGCGGTGTACAAATTAAACCACGTCCGTGAGTAGCCATAAAGTTGATCATTTCTGGAGTAACTTTTTCGGCAGCAGCCAAAAAATCACCTTCATTTTCTCGATCCTCATCATCGACTACAATGATTACTTTACCTTGACGAATATCTTCTATAGCTTCTTCAATGGTATTCAGTTGTATTTTTGTTGTTGACATAATTATTTTTGCTTTTGAGCAGATGAAAACCGCTCAGAGATTTTCTGAATTAGTTGTGAAATTGGGGTTGTGATCGCATCAAAATTAATCAAACCATTATCGTTTGTAGCGCGATAGGTTAATAATATGGCAAGCGGCGATAAGACAAAAGATGACATCCATGATCCCATAAATGGAGTCATACCGCCTTCTTGAGATAACCTTTTTCCGAATGTATTGATGAAATGGAAAGTAATAAAGATTAAAACAGCAAATACAATAGGAAGTCCAAGTCCTCCTTTTCTAATAATAGCGCCAAGCGGAGCTCCAATAAAGAACATTAAGAAACAGGCAAAAGCAATAACAAACTTCTCGTATAATGCATTGTAGTGTTTGTTGATTTCTCGCTCTTTGTCTTTTAAATCTTTCTGTGTCGTTTCTATAGAATAAATATTACTGGTAATATTGCTTCCTGCCATTTTTAAAATATCAACTTTGTCTTTATTAGAATAAATAGACAAAACATCGTTTGGAAGCGGTTTCTTCTTGATATTTTTTTGAGTATTTTCATAGAATCTTTTAATTCCAACACGCTGATTGATGTTTTCAGAAAAGGAAACAATTTCGTTATCTAAATTTTTACTCAATGAGTCTAAAGTATAGCGCAATTCATTAACGTTTAGCATTGCATTTGTTCCTGCAATACTTTCTTTACTGTCATCGACTTTGTTTAGTTCAGATAAATCGATATTGATAATCTGTGTCTTAAATTTTCCTTTTATAAAAGGCATTTTCGCACGATCCTCATATTTTTTTGGAGTAACATCTTGGTAGTAATAACCGTCATTTAATACCAGTTTTAAAATGCTAGATTTTTCATTGCTTACAAGTTCCCCTGTTTTAGCTTTAATCACGGTTTTGTTTTCGCCCAAATTATTCGCTTTCTCGTGAATAGTCACACCAGTCAAGTGATTGCCGTTTTCGCCAGATTTTTTGTTTACTTTAATATTGTAAGTGCCAACATCATTAAACTGACCCTCGGCAATTGCCATAGCTGGTTTTGCTTGAGCGATGTTTTTTCTAAAATTGACAAATTTATATTCGGCATAAGGAATTACATTGTTTGCAAACCAAAATGCAACAATACTTAAAACGAAAATAAAAATAATTAGTACTCTCATTGCTCTTTGCAGCGAGATCCCAGACGATTTCATGGCTGCGAACTCATAATTTTCGGCAAGATTTCCGAAAGTCATGATTGAAGCTAATAAAACCGAAAGAGGTAAAACTAACGGGATAATTCGTGGCATAGAAAAAAGCAGGAATTTCACGACCAATATTAAATCGAGATCTTTACCTGCTAGTTCTGAAATAAATAGCCATACTGTTTGCAGTATGAATATGAAAAATAAGATTACAAATACCGTAGTAAATGTAAGTAAGAATGTTTTTAATAAGTATTTGTCTAGAATTTTCAACCTTCTAATTAATCTAATTTATTGATGTAGTATTTCGGGTATTTACTCGCTACAAAGGTAAATTGATTTTTTGATAATGGCTGATTGGTTTTAAAAGAATTAACGGTTAAAGTTGTTTTTGTTCCATTTTTTCCAGTTTCAATCAAATTGTAGATGTGTTTTGTCTGAACGTCAACACCTAACAAAATTTCTTTTCTTTGATCTTTTCCGCTAGTTGGAACCAATTTGATGTATTGAATTTTTCTTCCTTTTACATTCTGAACAATGTCCATGTTGTATTTGTAGCCAGAATTAAAGAAAGTAAGCATTTTTGAAGGAGTGATTGCATTATCATCTTTCTCGTTTACTTTAGAAATAGTAACTTCTTCGTCTTCAGGAACAATAGTGTATGTTTTTTGACCGTCAAAAATTTTAGTAACGCCCATGAAATTTAAAACATATTGGTTTCCTTTCATTGTTACGTTTCCTTTACTGTCTTGATTGATGTTTTCTTTGGCATTATTCAAAGAATATTTAAAATCGATAACAATATTGTCGTAGCTTTTTATTTTAGAAGTTACTTCGTTCAATAAATCTTTCGCTTTTTTATCTTGCGCCTGAATAGAAGTGAAGCTCAAAAGCAAAATGATTGCCATTTGGAAACACTTTTTAGTCATGTTTGTGATAGAATTGTTGTTGATTTCTTGAATTTTTGCTTTCATGATTGGATTAATTTTGTTCATTATTAAAAAATTGATCAAGAGCATTTAAATCTAAAATGTTTACACTGCGTGCTTTACTGCCTTCAAACGGACCAACAATACCTGCTGCCTCAAGTTGATCGATCAAACGACCAGCTCTGTTGTATCCTAATTTTAATTTTCGTTGCAATAAAGAAGCAGAACCCTGCTGTGCATTGACAATAATCTCTGCCGCTTCTCTAAATAAAGTATCTCTTTCGGAAATATCTATATCAAGATTAATGCCACTTTCTTCTCCGACAAACTCTGGAAGCAAATAAGCTGTAGCGTAAGCTTTTTGTCCGCCAATGAAATCTGTAATTTTTTCTACTTCTGGAGTGTCAATGAAAGCGCATTGTACACGGATTACGTCGTTTCCATTAGTGTATAATAAATCTCCGCGTCCAATAAGCTGATCTGCACCTTGAGTATCCAAAATAGTTCTAGAGTCAATTTTAGAAGTTACTCTAAATGCTATTCTGGCAGGGAAATTGGCTTTAATTAAACCTGTAATAACGTTTACAGAAGGTCTTTGTGTTGCAATAATTAAGTGAATACCAATAGCACGGGCTAATTGAGCCAAACGCGCAATCGGAACTTCAACTTCTTTTCCTGCAGTCATAATCAAATCGGCAAACTCATCGACAACCAAAACGATGTAAGGTAAAAATCTATGACCGGCTTCTGGGTTTAATTTTCTCGCTTTAAATTTATCGTTGTATTCTTTAATGTTACGAACCATCGCGTCTTTTAGTAAAGAATAACGATTGTCCATTTCAGTACAAAGCGAATTTAAAGTATTGACAACTTTTGCGTTATCTGTAATAATAGCGTCTTCTGTATCAGGAAGTTTGGCTAAATAATGTCTTTCAATTTTATTAAAAAGTGTAAGCTCCACTTTTTTCGGGTCAACTAAAACAAATTTTACTTCTGCTGGATGTTTTTTATATAAAAGAGAAGTTAAAACCGCATTTAATCCAACCGATTTTCCTTGTCCAGTAGCACCCGCCATCAGTAAGTGAGGCATTTTAGCTAAATCGACAACAAAAGTTTCGTTTGAAATGGTTTTTCCTAAAGCAATTGGCAGTTCCATTTCAGCTTCTTGGAATTTTGCAGCTCCAATAACACTTTTCATAGAAACCATAGTTGGGTTTTTATTCGGAACCTCGATACCAATTGTCCCTTTTCCTGGAATTGGCGCAATAATACGAATTCCTAAAGCTGACAATGACAAAGCAATATCATCTTCTAAACTTTTAATTTTAGAAATTCTGATTCCAGCTTCCGGCACAATTTCGTATAAAGTAACAGATGGCCCAACCGTTGCTTTAATTTGTGCAATTTCAATTTTGTAGTTTCGAAGTGTATCTACAATCCTATTTTTATTTTCTTCTAATTCTTCTTGATTGATTGTAATTCCTCCAGTCGAATATTCTTTTAATAAATCAATGGTTGGGAATTTGTAATTGGATAAATCCAAAGTTGGATCAAATAATCCGAAATCGGCAACTAAGCGAGAAGCCAAGTTTTCTTCGATAATATCTTCTTCCTCTGCTTTTTCAATTACAAATGCTTCATCAGGAGAAACTAATGGAAGCTCTTGTTTTGGAGTAATTGGCTTTAAAACTGGATTTAATTCAATTTCAGACGAATGAGAAATAGTTGGCTTTAAAGCTTCTTTGTTAAGTTCGAATTGCGTGTCAACTGTTTTGATGTGAATGTCATCTATTTCAGGATCGCTTTCTACTTCTTCTTCTTCTTTAATAGCAAATTCTTCTAAATTGTAAGCGCTTTCAGGTTGATTTACCGCTGGTTTTAAAGTGTCTAATTCTGATTTAAATTCTTTTTTAGTAGAATCAAAATACGATTGAATTTTTTCTGGTGATAATTTGATTTTGAAAATCAGATAGATAATTAAACCAAAAAGTAGCGTAAGCAATGTACCTGTTTTTCCGATATAATCTTGAAGGAATAAGTTCAATTCGTAACCAATTGTTCCACCTAATTCTGGTGCAGAAGTAGCAAAGAAACCAAACAGTACAGAAACGATAATAATGGCAAAAATATCCCAGAACCAGGTGTTTTTTAGTTTTTGAGTTGAAAGCTCCAATGCCAAAAACATTCCGGTTAGGAAAAATAGACGTACGAAAATAAAAGACGCAAGTCCGAAACCTCTGTAAATAATTAAATCGGCCAAATAAGCCCCGAATTTTCCGAGCCAGTTCTCAGCAACTTCGGTACGATCACCGATCTGATTTACAACACTTTGGTCATTTTGCCATTGTCCGTTTACATAAAAAGAAATAAATGCGACCAATAGTGCAATAGAAAAAAGAACCAAAAGACAGCCTAAAACAAATCTTTGCTGTTTAGACATCTTAAATGATCTTTTAACTCCTTCCTGTTTTTCGTTTTTTTTATCTACAGTTTCTTTTTTATTTTTTGCCATTCTTGCGTTTTCCTTTGCCTAAATAAATTTTGGGATATAAATAATCAAGCCTATTGCAATTGCAGTCATTGCGGCAAAAAATACCGCTCCGGCAGCAATATCTTTAATAAAACCGATTCGTTTGCTGTAATCAGGATGGATAAAATCGGCAATTTTTTCTACTGCCGTATTTAATCCTTCAATAGCTAAAACTAAACCAATGGCTAAGGTTTGACATAGCCATTCGGTTTGAGAAATATGAAAATAGAATCCAGCAATTGTCATGATAATTCCCAATGAGAATTGAACCATAATGCTGTGTTCTGTTTTAATTAATTTTACAGCTCCGTTAAAAGCATACGTCATGCTTTTTAAACGACCTGTAACAAAAGTATTGTCTTTTTGAAACTCCATTTAAAGGAAAATATTATAATGCTGCTAAAGCTGCTTCGTAATTTGGTTCGTTTGCAATTTCTGCTACTTGTTCTGTATGAACAATTTTTCCGTTAGCATCTACAACAATGATCGCTCTTGAGTGTAAACCTGCTAATGGTCCGTCAACGATTTCTAATCCATTTGCTTTGCCAAAAGCTCCAGATTGAAAATCTGATAAGTTAACCACATTTTCTAAACCTTCAGCACCACAAAAACGTTTTTGAGCAAAAGGTAAATCTCTAGAAATACATAATACTGTAGTGTTTTCTAATTCGCTTGCACTTGCATTGAAAGTTCTAACTGATGTTGCGCAAGTTCCTGTATCAACACTAGGAAAGATGTTTAAAACTAATTTTTTACCAGCGAAATTGCTTAATGAAGCAACAGATAAATCGTTTTGTACTAATTTGAAGTCAGCTAATTGCGATCCAACTGCTGGTAATTCGCCTGATGTATGAACTGGATTTCCTCCTAATGTGATAGATGCCATGATTTTTGTTTAAAATTAATGAGGCTCAAAAGTAAGGATTAATATTTTAATCTAAAAGTATTTGTTAAGGGTTTAAGGAGAGATTAAGGATGGTTTTTTGATGGCCACGAATTCACGAATTTATCTAATTATTTTAGATTTATTACGTTTGTCGATAACCATAAAAGTCAATTGAAACCGTTTGCCCGCGAGAGGGATAGGAGCTGGCTACCGAAGTAGCGCGGATAGCCCGACATCATCCCGATAAAAGGGCGGATATGCGCAAAGTGAGTTAGCCCTTTTATCGGGATGATGTCTCGTCCAAATCATTATTTTTATGCACAAAAAAAAGCGTCCCTAAATTAGAAACGCTTTCTCAGTCTTGTTTTTGTATTTATTCTTGGGAAGGAGGTCGACTTACTTATCGATTGAGCCTAATACACGTTTCATGAACGTATTTAAAGCTTCTTTTTTATCTGTTCCTTGGGCAACTAATTTTTGTACTTCAAGGGCACCGTACATATTCGAAATCAATTCGCCGATTACGTCTAATTCTTCGTCTTTAAGAGAAGGAATTTCGGTCATTGCTTCTAGAACTTCGATCGTTTCTATGATATAATCCTGATCGTTTTCTTCGATGAATTGTGTTAAATGCTTAATTACAGGTAATTTCATGTTTAGATTTCTTAGATTTTTAGACTTTATTAGACTTCTTAGACTTTCTATAAATTTTGCAACATCTAAGTTGTCTAAAATCTAAGTAAGTCTAACGATCTAAAATTAAACAATAGCGTTTACTAAGTCAATTAAAACTTCTTGTTTGTTAGTTTGCGTTTCGCCAACTAATTGTCCGTTTACGAAAGTGGCAAATGTTGGCAAGTTGCTCACATTAGCTAATTTTCTAGACTCTGGAGAGTTTTCTGCATCAACCAAAACAAAAGTGATAGCTTCGTTTTCTGTTGCTAATTTTTTGAATTTTGGTTTCATAATACGGCAATTTCCACACCATGAAGCTGAATATTGTACTACTACTTTTTCGTTTTTAGCAACTAAATCTGCTAACGTATCTTCGTTTAAGTCGATTAACATAAGTTTTATTTTTTGAGATTCTAAGGTGCTAAGATTCTAAGGTTCTGAGTTTTTGAACCTTTGTGGATTTTAACAACTATAATTTTTTGAGATTTTTTGAGAGAGGATTAGATTTCTAAGTTACTAAGGCCTAAGAGTAAATCTTAGAACCTTAGCATCTTAGTATCTTAGTAACTAATTAAAAATTAGTTAGCGCTTAAGTATTCAGCAGTACTGATTCTGTCTGCAGACATAGCTTCTTTACCAGCTTCCCAGTTTGCTGGACAAACTTCACCTTTAGTTTGAATGTGTGTGTAAGCGTCAACCATTCTTAAGTATTCGTTTACGTTACGTCCTAATGGCATATCGTTAACACTTTCGTGGAAGATTTTTCCAGTTTCGTCAATTAGGTAAGTAGCTCTGTAAGTTACGTTTGAACCTTCGATGATAACTGAATCAGTGTCTTCACTGTAGCTTGTAGATTCGATATCAAGAATACCTAAAATGTTAGCTAAGTTACGGTTTGTATCCGCTAAGATTGGGTAAGTAACACCTTCGATTCCACCATTGTTTTTTGGAGTATTTAACCAAGCAAAGTGAACTTCGTTAGTATCGCAAGAAGCACCAATTACGATAGTATTTCTTTTTTCGAATTCTGGTAATGCAGCTTGAAAGGCGTGTAATTCAGTTGGGCAAACAAAAGTGAAATCTTTTGGGTACCAAAACAATAATACTTTTTTGTTGTTGTTTACTGCTTCTTCAAAAATGTTGATTTTTAAATTATCACCCATTTCTGAGATAGCATCTACTGCAATACTTGGGAATTTTTTTCCTACTAAAGACATATTTTTCGTTTTACGTTAAAAATTTATTTCTGGTGCAAAAGTAGGGCATAAGTACAGGCACTTACAATAAGATGTGATTATAAAAACTTATAAGTTGATAAATTTTGACTATTTTGATTTTTAACTTATTGGATATCAATGTTTACTGGAAGAATTCCGTTTAAAGAAATTTTCTCTAAAAATTGAATTCCCGCAGTTTTTTGAAATTCTTCAAAATCTTGATAAGCCTGAATTAGTCCTGAAGCCTTTTTCAGATTCGGAATTAAAGGCAATGCATACGGATTTCCGAAAACAAATACGATGCATTTTTTAGTCTGCAATAATTCAGAAAGTAGTTTTATAACTTCGTTATCAATTTCGAAATTATTCAGAGGTTTTGCTTTTGGAACAAATAATGAAATTAAAATGGCTTCGAAATTGTCTAATTCTTTTTGAATTGATGAAATATCTGAAACTTCTAGATTTTCAAAAGCAAATTCTGGAGAATCAAGTTTTGAGTTCAGTGTTTTGAAAAATGTATTTTCAGTATTTTTATATAAACTCAGTTTAGCAAGTTTATTGTTTTTCTGTGCTTCAAAAGCTAGTTCAGCACTTGAGTTGTCTATAATTTTAGTAATTGCATTTTGAGCAATTTCTAAGTTTATTTTTGATGTTTTTTCGAAATCCAATTCGCCAGAAACTGCAGTGTTTCCAGAAAGAATTCCAGCTTTTTCTTTGGCTTTCATGATTCGGTTGTAACTTTCGAAAATACGATCTGGTGAAGCATTTTTATAGATTGCTTCAATTCCTTCGGGAACATTTTCGGCAAAACATAAAATATCATTTCCTGCATTAAAAGCTTCCCATTCTAGTTGACCTTTGGTTTCGTACAATTTAGAAACGCTGTGCATATTTAAAGCATCAGAAATCACCAAACCATCATAACCTAATTTGTCGCGCAAAAGATCCTGAATAACCGCTTTTGATAAAGTTGCAGAAGTATCTTTTCCGT includes these proteins:
- a CDS encoding site-specific integrase → MLKVIFYIKTQKADLNGESPIFARINYKEQETSLSTGKSIAADRWKATSKLRGVLKIEKEKVIKSALDNLHLNIERKFNELFKLKPEVKLQILKNELMGLPTPKKCDLTILQILKKHNDHFEKKVKNGERAPASLQKYQRSSELMKAFIFKEYNKEDFPIDEVKSSFIYKLEEYLKYESTFKSVQGIKNNSVVKYIRMFKTACTHCIKMELIQRNPFIVYDGKISVKDAVFLSQEELNLIENKVIDIERLQKVRDIFLFCCYTGYAPVDACSLTNANILSKNKNELWIMASRTKTDIRENVPVLPPARRIIEKYQGKQIGLIPIISNQKMNAYLKEIADICNIQKHLTWYVARHTFGTTVTLGNGVRIEHVSSMMGHTNIKQTQHYAKVLDHNVMDDMIKVMKRYESK
- a CDS encoding acyl-CoA thioesterase, whose translation is MGTVEERIQKSETRIFKAVFPSTTNHYDTLFGGTALHLMDEVAFICATRFSRKKVVTISTGQIDFKKAIPAGTLIELVAKVDSVGRTSCKIHVDIFMEQMYSELRETVVSGTFSFVAVDEHKKPTPILDDLD
- the ribB gene encoding 3,4-dihydroxy-2-butanone-4-phosphate synthase: MSTTKIQLNTIEEAIEDIRQGKVIIVVDDEDRENEGDFLAAAEKVTPEMINFMATHGRGLICTPLTESRCKELDLRAMVTNNTDHMETAFTVSVDLKGQGVTTGISAADRSKTVQSLVDPNTKPHDLARPGHIFPLIAKQGGVLRRTGHTEAAIDFARLAGFKPAGVICEILNEDGTMSRLPELIKVAKKFDLKLVSIEDLVAYRMQHDSLIVKKEDFDIETRFGTFRLRAYEQTTNKQIHIALTKGTWNLGEPILTRIHSSQVNNDLLGTLTNNAEQQLDDMFKVINENGKGAVIFINQDMTAVNLLNRISELKSLQANGTLKAPKVIIDSKDYGIGAQILHDLDISKIRLVSNTEQTKRVGMIGYGLEITEYVNY
- a CDS encoding LptF/LptG family permease, translating into MKILDKYLLKTFLLTFTTVFVILFFIFILQTVWLFISELAGKDLDLILVVKFLLFSMPRIIPLVLPLSVLLASIMTFGNLAENYEFAAMKSSGISLQRAMRVLIIFIFVLSIVAFWFANNVIPYAEYKFVNFRKNIAQAKPAMAIAEGQFNDVGTYNIKVNKKSGENGNHLTGVTIHEKANNLGENKTVIKAKTGELVSNEKSSILKLVLNDGYYYQDVTPKKYEDRAKMPFIKGKFKTQIINIDLSELNKVDDSKESIAGTNAMLNVNELRYTLDSLSKNLDNEIVSFSENINQRVGIKRFYENTQKNIKKKPLPNDVLSIYSNKDKVDILKMAGSNITSNIYSIETTQKDLKDKEREINKHYNALYEKFVIAFACFLMFFIGAPLGAIIRKGGLGLPIVFAVLIFITFHFINTFGKRLSQEGGMTPFMGSWMSSFVLSPLAILLTYRATNDNGLINFDAITTPISQLIQKISERFSSAQKQK
- a CDS encoding LolA family protein, which translates into the protein MKAKIQEINNNSITNMTKKCFQMAIILLLSFTSIQAQDKKAKDLLNEVTSKIKSYDNIVIDFKYSLNNAKENINQDSKGNVTMKGNQYVLNFMGVTKIFDGQKTYTIVPEDEEVTISKVNEKDDNAITPSKMLTFFNSGYKYNMDIVQNVKGRKIQYIKLVPTSGKDQRKEILLGVDVQTKHIYNLIETGKNGTKTTLTVNSFKTNQPLSKNQFTFVASKYPKYYINKLD
- a CDS encoding DNA translocase FtsK: MAKNKKETVDKKNEKQEGVKRSFKMSKQQRFVLGCLLVLFSIALLVAFISFYVNGQWQNDQSVVNQIGDRTEVAENWLGKFGAYLADLIIYRGFGLASFIFVRLFFLTGMFLALELSTQKLKNTWFWDIFAIIIVSVLFGFFATSAPELGGTIGYELNLFLQDYIGKTGTLLTLLFGLIIYLIFKIKLSPEKIQSYFDSTKKEFKSELDTLKPAVNQPESAYNLEEFAIKEEEEVESDPEIDDIHIKTVDTQFELNKEALKPTISHSSEIELNPVLKPITPKQELPLVSPDEAFVIEKAEEEDIIEENLASRLVADFGLFDPTLDLSNYKFPTIDLLKEYSTGGITINQEELEENKNRIVDTLRNYKIEIAQIKATVGPSVTLYEIVPEAGIRISKIKSLEDDIALSLSALGIRIIAPIPGKGTIGIEVPNKNPTMVSMKSVIGAAKFQEAEMELPIALGKTISNETFVVDLAKMPHLLMAGATGQGKSVGLNAVLTSLLYKKHPAEVKFVLVDPKKVELTLFNKIERHYLAKLPDTEDAIITDNAKVVNTLNSLCTEMDNRYSLLKDAMVRNIKEYNDKFKARKLNPEAGHRFLPYIVLVVDEFADLIMTAGKEVEVPIARLAQLARAIGIHLIIATQRPSVNVITGLIKANFPARIAFRVTSKIDSRTILDTQGADQLIGRGDLLYTNGNDVIRVQCAFIDTPEVEKITDFIGGQKAYATAYLLPEFVGEESGINLDIDISERDTLFREAAEIIVNAQQGSASLLQRKLKLGYNRAGRLIDQLEAAGIVGPFEGSKARSVNILDLNALDQFFNNEQN
- a CDS encoding diacylglycerol kinase family protein; this encodes MEFQKDNTFVTGRLKSMTYAFNGAVKLIKTEHSIMVQFSLGIIMTIAGFYFHISQTEWLCQTLAIGLVLAIEGLNTAVEKIADFIHPDYSKRIGFIKDIAAGAVFFAAMTAIAIGLIIYIPKFI
- the tpx gene encoding thiol peroxidase; this translates as MASITLGGNPVHTSGELPAVGSQLADFKLVQNDLSVASLSNFAGKKLVLNIFPSVDTGTCATSVRTFNASASELENTTVLCISRDLPFAQKRFCGAEGLENVVNLSDFQSGAFGKANGLEIVDGPLAGLHSRAIIVVDANGKIVHTEQVAEIANEPNYEAALAAL
- a CDS encoding DUF6952 family protein; this encodes MKLPVIKHLTQFIEENDQDYIIETIEVLEAMTEIPSLKDEELDVIGELISNMYGALEVQKLVAQGTDKKEALNTFMKRVLGSIDK
- a CDS encoding thioredoxin family protein, translated to MLIDLNEDTLADLVAKNEKVVVQYSASWCGNCRIMKPKFKKLATENEAITFVLVDAENSPESRKLANVSNLPTFATFVNGQLVGETQTNKQEVLIDLVNAIV
- a CDS encoding peroxiredoxin, with product MSLVGKKFPSIAVDAISEMGDNLKINIFEEAVNNNKKVLLFWYPKDFTFVCPTELHAFQAALPEFEKRNTIVIGASCDTNEVHFAWLNTPKNNGGIEGVTYPILADTNRNLANILGILDIESTSYSEDTDSVIIEGSNVTYRATYLIDETGKIFHESVNDMPLGRNVNEYLRMVDAYTHIQTKGEVCPANWEAGKEAMSADRISTAEYLSAN